The DNA segment TGGCGTGCAATGGGGCGGGAGGAGCGCCGCCGACCACGCTCGTCGAGTTCACCCTGCAGGGCGACGGAGGCAAGGATTTCTACGACGTGAGCTGCGTCGACGGCTTCAACGTGCCGGTGTCGGTCCTTCCCAGCGGGGGATCGAACTGCGACAGCACGTCGTGCCGGACGAACATCAACGCGCGGTGCCCCACGGAGTTGCAGATGCTGGCACCGGACGGGAGCGTGGTGGGGTGCAAAAGCGCATGCGTAGCCTTCGACACGGACGAGTACTGCTGCCGGGGCCAGTACAATAGCACGGACACATGCAAGCCCACCAGCTACTCCAAGATGTTCAAGGATGCGTGTCCTCAAGCTTATAGTTATGCTTATGATGACAAGAGCAGCACCTTCACCTGCGTGGGGGCTAATTACGATATCACCTACTGCCCTTGAAACCAACGTACATCTATCACAAGCTTCTTCTTATCTCGCTTTGGCTCTCGAGAGAGcataaataaaagaagagtttcAAAGTTCTATTCGTGTCATTTGACTTCCATCTTTCTTGCTTTGGACATCGATCATTCATTTCTAGGGAACAAAATGCATACAACACGCTACCCCTTGAGATAAACAAAGGAACAAACTTTGTATACGAATAAATGTAAATCGATCGTAACACACaacagaattaaatgaaaatcacaatcaaatagaacattaaGATTTACGttataaaaatcacggggcaaataaaagaaaattcactataaaaataatgaatatataaatcttagaGTCTCTTGCTCAAAACTTaagtaataattataaaagaataactaagatacaaggattatgtcactGTACACAATATCCAAAATCACCCACGTAATCACAACAAAAATCTACTGTGAATCTAATATAACATTAGATGAGAATAATGCTTaaattggatgattgagaacagtctcgacgttatccttttcttcttccctttttcttttctc comes from the Musa acuminata AAA Group cultivar baxijiao chromosome BXJ2-8, Cavendish_Baxijiao_AAA, whole genome shotgun sequence genome and includes:
- the LOC135618282 gene encoding thaumatin-like protein 1b, which produces MAQLRLVSLAFFVAVLISGAHSTTFNFKNNCPDPVWPASLNNSDKAALSQTGFQLDSGASFSLDAPPAWGGRLWARHKCSTDSSGRFSCLSGDCGTGQVACNGAGGAPPTTLVEFTLQGDGGKDFYDVSCVDGFNVPVSVLPSGGSNCDSTSCRTNINARCPTELQMLAPDGSVVGCKSACVAFDTDEYCCRGQYNSTDTCKPTSYSKMFKDACPQAYSYAYDDKSSTFTCVGANYDITYCP